TCCTGATGACGCCAAATCGGGTTATGCCAGTTGTGTCCGACTTCAGCCATTTTACGGACGAAGGCTTCATTTATTTCGATGCCAAGACCAGGACCGTTTGGAATGGCGACCTGACCGTCTTGATAGGAAAAGACTTTTGGATCGACAATGTAGTCTAGCAAATCGTTCGTTTGATTGTAATGAATGCCGAGGCTTTGCTCCTGAATGAACGCATTGTGGCACGTCGCATCAACCTGAAGACACGCTGCTAAAGCAATCGGACCAAGCGGGCAATGTGGGGCTGCAGCGACATCATACGCTTCCGCCATGGAAAGGATTTTTTTACACTCAGTAATGCCGCCTGCATGAGACAAATCGGGCTGAATAATGTCGGCATAGCCTTCGGATAGAATATGTTTAAAATCCCACCGTGAATACAGTCGCTCACCAAGCGCGATTGGTATTGTGGTCAGCTTCATAAGGTCACGAAGCGCCTCTACGTTTTCGCTTAGTACCGGCTCTTCGATAAACATCGGGTGATAAGGCTCAAGCTCTTTAGCGAGTACCTTAGCCATCGGTTTATGCACACGTCCATGAAAATCAATGCCGATGCCAATATGTGACCCGACCTCTTGTCTGACTGTCGCCACGCGCTCTACGACAGCCTCAATTTTCGCAAAAGAGTCTACGTAATGAAGCTCCTCTGTACCGTTCATTTTGATCGCTTGAAAGCCTGCATCGACAGCCGCTTGTGCGCCTTCAGCAATATCCGATGGACGATCGCCGCCAATCCATGAGTAGACCTGGATGGAATCCCGACAGCGGCCGCCCATAAGCTCATGAATGGGCGCGTCGTAATACTTCCCTTTAATGTCCCAAAGCGCCTGATCAATGCCGGCAATTGCACTCATTAAAATCGGACCGCCACGATAGAACCCTCCGCGGTACATCGTGTTCCAATGATCTTCTATTAAAAGGGGGCTTTTACCGACAATGCCCTCCATTAGCTCTTCTACAGCAGCGGCAACTGTTTTGGCTCTGCCCTCCACCACCGGTTCGCCCCAGCCGACAATGCCTTCATCGGTTTCGATCTTTAAAAACAACCAACGTGGAGGCACTTGGAACAATTCATAGCCTGTAACAATCATATCTATTCCTCCTTCATCATCTTAGATGGTGTTCAGCTTACCATTATATGAAAACGTATTCATTAAACATAAAACCTTACTTCTTTACCGTTCCGTCTTATCCTACCATCTTTATTGTGAACCTGCATTAGACAATCTAGGCTTCTAGGCA
This portion of the Aureibacillus halotolerans genome encodes:
- the dgoD gene encoding galactonate dehydratase, whose protein sequence is MIVTGYELFQVPPRWLFLKIETDEGIVGWGEPVVEGRAKTVAAAVEELMEGIVGKSPLLIEDHWNTMYRGGFYRGGPILMSAIAGIDQALWDIKGKYYDAPIHELMGGRCRDSIQVYSWIGGDRPSDIAEGAQAAVDAGFQAIKMNGTEELHYVDSFAKIEAVVERVATVRQEVGSHIGIGIDFHGRVHKPMAKVLAKELEPYHPMFIEEPVLSENVEALRDLMKLTTIPIALGERLYSRWDFKHILSEGYADIIQPDLSHAGGITECKKILSMAEAYDVAAAPHCPLGPIALAACLQVDATCHNAFIQEQSLGIHYNQTNDLLDYIVDPKVFSYQDGQVAIPNGPGLGIEINEAFVRKMAEVGHNWHNPIWRHQDGAVAEW